The following are encoded together in the Erpetoichthys calabaricus chromosome 16, fErpCal1.3, whole genome shotgun sequence genome:
- the LOC127526020 gene encoding craniofacial development protein 2-like gives MTGKGRELADMMERRKVDILCVQETKWKGSKARWIGGGFKLFYHGVDGRRNEVGVILKEQYVKSVLDMKRVSGRVMIMKLEIGGVMMNVVCAYALQVGCAMGEKEDFWSELDEVMNSVPKGQKVVIEADFNGHVGEGNSGDEEVMGRYGVKEKNEEGQRIVDFAKRMDMAVVNTYFKKREEHRVTYKSGGRCTQVDYILCRRVDLKEIEDCKVVAGESVVKQHRMVVCRMTLEIKKRKRVRAEPRIKWWKLKKEDCKVEFREEVRQALGGSEELPDSWENTADVVRVTARRVLGVTSGQRKEEKETWWWNGEVQKSIQRKRMAKKKWDSQRDAESRQEYKEIRRKVKREVTKAIEKAYDELYERLATKEGEKDLY, from the coding sequence atgactggtaaggggagagagttagcagatatgatggagagaaggaaggttgatatattgtgtgtgcaagagactaaatggaaggggagtaaggccaggtggattggaggtggattcaaattgttctatcatggtgtggatgggaggagaaatgaggtaggagttattctgaaggaacagtatgtcaagagtgttttggacatgaaaagagtgtcaggcagagtaatgattatgaagctggaaattggaggtgtgatgatgaatgttgtttgtgcatatgcactgcaagttggatgtgcaatgggtgagaaagaagatttttggagtgagttggatgaagtgatgaacagtgtacccaagggacagaaagtggtgattgaagcagatttcaatggacatgttggtgaagggaacagtggagacgaggaggtgatgggtaggtatggtgtcaaggagaagaatgaagaaggtcagaggatagtggattttgccaaaaggatggacatggctgtggtgaatacatattttaagaagagggaggaacatagggttacgtacaagagtggaggaagatgcacacaggtagattacatcctatgcagaagagttgatctgaaggagattgaagactgcaaagtagtggcaggggaaagtgtagttaagcagcataggatggtggtctgtaggatgacgttggagatcaagaagaggaagagagtgagggcagagccaaggatcaaatggtggaagttgaaaaaggaagactgcaaggttgagtttagggaggaggtgagacaggcactgggtggcagtgaagagttaccagacagctgggaaaatacagcagatgtagtaagggtgacagcaagaagggtgcttggcgtgacatctggacagaggaaggaggaaaaggaaacctggtggtggaatggggaagtacagaagagtatacagaggaagaggatggcaaagaagaagtgggatagtcagagagatgcagaaagtagacaagagtacaaggagataaggcgcaaggtgaagagagaggtgacgaaggctatagaaaaggcatatgatgagttgtatgagaggttggccactaaggagggagaaaaggacctgtactga